TCGATGCTTTCGATGCACACGTCTTGCCCAGCCAGGCGCCGCGCGCCTGCTACGGATCGAACTTCCGTGACGCTGGGTGGGGCCTACGCCGCCGTTCCTGTGCGCTGAGTTTGCGCGTGCAAGAACGTGTTTGCCACGTTCGATGGCGGCATGTGGGGTCTGGTCAGGCTGCCGGGGACAGGTTGCGCCAGACGTGAAAATTAACCGTGCGGTAGCGGCTGAGTGAGCCGCATCCGGGCTTCGACGTACTGCGCTTATTGGCGCGGCGCGTTGTCGTCCCTTGCCGCCGGAGTCGCAGGCAACACGCTCAACTTCGCGTGATGCGGCTCGACAATGTGATTGCACGTCTTATGAAAACTCGGTTATCCCGTAGTCTGGGGACTCTTTTTGCCTTTTTTGTGCTGGCCGGCTGTGCCACGCCTCCGGGCGCCACGAACACGTCCGCAAACGACGTGCCGCGCAGCACGAAAGCCGCGCAGGCAGGCACCTTCGGGCCACAAGCCTTCGGTAGCGCGCCGGCCTCCGGCGCGGCGGCGCAAGGCTCGTCGCTGGCTGACGCCAAGCCTTTGACGGACGATGGTTCGGACGTTTCGGACTTTCATCAAACCGGTCGCGCGTCGTGGTACGGCCGCGGCTTCCATGGCCGCCGCACCGCCAACGGCGAACGCTACGACATGCACGCCATGACCGCCGCGCATCGCACGTTGCCGCTCGGCTCGTACGTGCGCGTGACCAATCCGGCGACGTCGCGCTCGGTGGTCGTGCGGATCAACGATCGCGGTCCGTATGCACGCGGCCGGGTGATCGACCTGTCGATGGCCGCCGCGAGCGCGCTCGACATGCGCCATGCGGGCACCGCGCGCGTGAAGATCGAAGGCTTGACGCAGCAGGAAGCGCGCGCCGAGATGAACGAGACGCTGGCGTCGAATTCGGGGGCGGGGAACGAGAAGTGAGATTGCCTAGATCGGCCGGTTAGCGTCGATCCAGGCCTGCGTCGCGGTCATGGTCAGTCTGTACCGCGCGCAATTGAATACCTCCAGCTTTTTCAATTCGTCGAGCAACATAGCCTCGAATCCCGGGACGACGTTCTCGGTCAATCCCAGTTCTTCCATGGCGGCTCGCGTAGATCGCCGGTCACGCACGACGAGGCCCACCGCCTCGGTCAAATGCTCTCTGTATCGCAGTCTGAGTGGATTGGGCGCCCCCATCGACTCCAGCACAACGACATACTTCTTGAGTGAGCGCCGGTAGGTCCACGTAAACAGATCCACGGCTCGCGAAACATCCAGGAACTCGTAGACACCAAGCATCGCTTGCGCGTAGTCGTGCGGATCCACGTCGAGAAATGACAGGGGTGAACAGTTGTAGAGCATCAAGGGAATGTTGGCTGCAAGGCGGCTGGTTCGCTTGTTGCCGTCCTCGAAGGGTTGCAGATACGCCAGATTGACCCACAGAAAAAAAGCGGCCTCGATTGGATTCTTGATGAGCCGTGATTTGGCCACGATCGAGTCCAGCATTTCCTCGAGCACGGTTGGGACTTGGGTCGGCACATAGACAGTGTCAGTGATGTTGACCAGCTTCTTGCGGATGACGCCCAATGCCTCCGTGTCGGCGAGAAGGTCCTGCATCAGCACGGCATGCAGGTTTCGGACAAGCGCCGTCGAGAGGCCCTGAAGCGGCACCGCGTCGACCAGAAACTCGATGGCCGTTTTGTGGTTGAGCAGCATGACCGCGTCGATATCGTCGCCGGCGGTTCCGCGCTTGAAAAGATCCTCTGTTGCCAGCAAGGTGTACCGATTGCCTTCCAGCCGCGAGGACGACCACGACAGGTCGATCAGCAACTGCTCCAGCACGTTGCGCGCGTAGGTTCCTGCAGGCTGCTGCTCGCGCAGACGTCCTTCGCGGTAAAGCGTGTCGGCCAGTTCCGGTGGCATGAGCCAACTCACGTTCGGCACGTAGTTCTCGACGAATTCTCGCTGGTAGGTCACTGGATCGCGCGCGGCAAGAGGCATGTCGAGCTTGCGGCCGAGTTCAATGGACGCTGCGGACCATGGTGGATGAACGACAGTGTTTGGCTCTTGCCCCGTGACCGTTAGCGTGGCAGCTGGCGTCAGGTCTTCGGCTTCGACCAGACGATAGCGTGTCGCTCGCGCCAAACCGCTTCGCGTGAGTAGTCCGCTGGCGCACAGGGCGTCTAGATGGCGCCGGACGGTGGCGGAACTGCCTTGCGTGGCGTGAATGACATCCGTGGATGAAACCTCCGATTGGCCCGCTTGAGCGAGTTGCCGGACGGCCTCGAGGATGGATGATTGACTGATTCTGCTCATTTATCTGCCCAGAATCTGCTCGAATGTGAGCAGATTTTGTTTTTCATGAGCAAATAGTAGGCTTTTTGAGCAGATTGATCAAATTTGAGCAGATAGTGGCCAGATTTGAAGACAGGCGCCACGTGCGAATTGAGCTACGACGGCAAGGTCGCGTTTTTGTCCGTTCGTATTACTTCCCATCCTGCTTCAACGCCAACGCCCGCGAATACAGCGCGTTGCGCGACACCCCGGTGATCGACGCCGCGACCTTCGCCGCGCTGCTCACCGTCAACTCTTCCAGCAGGATCTCCAGCAGCGCGTCGTGATCGTGTTCGCCGGCGGCTTCCGGCTGCGCGCCTTCCACGACCAGCACGAATTCGCCGCGTTGACGGTTCGCGTCGGCGGCGAGCCATGCTGGCGCTTCGGCCAGGGTGTGTTGAGCCAGTGCTTCATGTAACTTTGTCAGCTCCCGCGCGATCAGCAGACGGCGCTCGCCGCCGAATGCATCGGCCAGTGCCTGCACCGTTTCGACGATCCGGTGCGGAGCTTCGTAGAACACCATCGCGTGAGGATGGCGCGCGAGCGCCTGCAGCGCGGCGGCGCGCGCCTTCGGCTTGGGCGGCAGAAAGCCGAGGAACGAGAACGTCGCGACCCAGTCGCCGGCTGCGCTCAATGCCGTCGCGAGCGCGCTCGCGCCGGGCAGCGGGATGACCGGATAGCCTGCCTCGCGCACCGCGTCGACGAGCTTCGCGCCGGGGTCCGAGATGCCGGGCGTGCCCGCGTCCGATACATAGGCCACGCGCTCGCCGGCTTGCAGATGCTCGATCAGCCGCTGCGCCGCCGCGCGTTCGTTGTGCTGATGCACCGCGACGAGCGGCTTGGAGATGCCGTAGCGCGCGAGCAGCTGGCCGGTGTTGCGCGTGTCTTCGGCCGCGATGCGATCCACCAGTCCGAGCACATGCAACGCGCGCAGTGTGATGTCGGCGATGTTGCCGATCGGCGTGGCCACCACATACAGCGCGGCGGCGGGGTACTGCTGCCCTTGCGCGAATTCGGAGAGAGGAGTCATGAGACAGAAGACGCAGACGGACGGAATGAGGCCGACATTGTGCCACGCAGGACAAGGCGGGCTTCGGGGAGGGGGCGCTTGCGGGTCCGGCGCCGGTCATCGTGCCGGCAATCCCCGCCCATCCCGCCACAACTTTTCAGGACCAGCCGGGTCCAAAGTCGTCGGCTCGATTTTCGAAACGCGCGCGCTGGAGTTTTTGCAGCGGCAGCGGCTACGCTTCGTCGCACGCAACGTCGTGTGCCGCGGCGGCGAGATCGATCTGGTGATGCGCGACCGTGACGGCTCGATCGTGTTCGTCGAAGTCCGCGCGCGTCAGGGGCGCAGCCATGGCGGCGCGGCGGCGAGCATCGGCTGGCACAAGCGGCAGCGGATCGTGCGCGCGGCGCGGCACTATCTGGCGACGCGCGGCCAAGGTTCGCGCGACCAGCCCGCGTGCCGCTTCGACGTGATCGCGTTCGAAGCCGGCCGCCTCGTCTGGTTGCGCGACGCGTTCCGGGCCGACGAAGTCTGACGCCCGCGCGGACAACGTCCGTGAGTGCGATAAACTTGCGCTCGCGTGCGGGCCACGGGGCGACGCCGACGACGCGGGACGTGGTGCACGAAACGCACAGCGCGATGCATGGGCGTTCGCGCTGCACGTTCCCGGCGAGATTCACTGGCGCGGCCCGATTTCGCAATACAACTTCGCAATACGACTTCACAACACGGCCGCCCGGTGCGGCTCATTCGCGGTAGAAGATAGAGACTCGATGTCAGTCGAACGCATTCAACAACACTTCCGCGACAGCGCGGCAGTCAAACTCGAAGCCTTGGAAACACTGTCGATGCCGATCGCCGCCGCGATCGACACGATGTTTGGCGCGCTTGCCAACGGCAATCGCATTCTCGCGTGCGGCAACGGCGGCTCGGCTGCCGATGCGCAACATTTCGCCGCCGAGCTGATCGGCCGGTTCGAACGCGAGCGGCCGGGCTTGCCGGCCATTGCATTGACCACCGACACGTCCGTGCTGACCGCGATCGCCAACGACTATTCGTTCGAACAGATTTTTTCGAAGCAGGTGTGGGCGCTCGGCCAGCCGGGCGACGTGCTGCTGGCCATTACCACGTCGGGCAATTCCGCCAACGTGCTGGCCGCGATCGAAGCCGCGCACGAGCGCGAAATGATCGTGATCGCGCTGACCGGCAAGGGCGGCGGACGCATGCAGGAAGTATTGAGCGATACCGACATCCACGTGTGCGTGCCGTCCGATCGCA
The sequence above is a segment of the Paraburkholderia sp. D15 genome. Coding sequences within it:
- a CDS encoding septal ring lytic transglycosylase RlpA family protein, producing MRLDNVIARLMKTRLSRSLGTLFAFFVLAGCATPPGATNTSANDVPRSTKAAQAGTFGPQAFGSAPASGAAAQGSSLADAKPLTDDGSDVSDFHQTGRASWYGRGFHGRRTANGERYDMHAMTAAHRTLPLGSYVRVTNPATSRSVVVRINDRGPYARGRVIDLSMAAASALDMRHAGTARVKIEGLTQQEARAEMNETLASNSGAGNEK
- a CDS encoding Fic family protein, whose amino-acid sequence is MSRISQSSILEAVRQLAQAGQSEVSSTDVIHATQGSSATVRRHLDALCASGLLTRSGLARATRYRLVEAEDLTPAATLTVTGQEPNTVVHPPWSAASIELGRKLDMPLAARDPVTYQREFVENYVPNVSWLMPPELADTLYREGRLREQQPAGTYARNVLEQLLIDLSWSSSRLEGNRYTLLATEDLFKRGTAGDDIDAVMLLNHKTAIEFLVDAVPLQGLSTALVRNLHAVLMQDLLADTEALGVIRKKLVNITDTVYVPTQVPTVLEEMLDSIVAKSRLIKNPIEAAFFLWVNLAYLQPFEDGNKRTSRLAANIPLMLYNCSPLSFLDVDPHDYAQAMLGVYEFLDVSRAVDLFTWTYRRSLKKYVVVLESMGAPNPLRLRYREHLTEAVGLVVRDRRSTRAAMEELGLTENVVPGFEAMLLDELKKLEVFNCARYRLTMTATQAWIDANRPI
- the rsmI gene encoding 16S rRNA (cytidine(1402)-2'-O)-methyltransferase, whose product is MTPLSEFAQGQQYPAAALYVVATPIGNIADITLRALHVLGLVDRIAAEDTRNTGQLLARYGISKPLVAVHQHNERAAAQRLIEHLQAGERVAYVSDAGTPGISDPGAKLVDAVREAGYPVIPLPGASALATALSAAGDWVATFSFLGFLPPKPKARAAALQALARHPHAMVFYEAPHRIVETVQALADAFGGERRLLIARELTKLHEALAQHTLAEAPAWLAADANRQRGEFVLVVEGAQPEAAGEHDHDALLEILLEELTVSSAAKVAASITGVSRNALYSRALALKQDGK
- a CDS encoding YraN family protein → MRQKTQTDGMRPTLCHAGQGGLRGGGACGSGAGHRAGNPRPSRHNFSGPAGSKVVGSIFETRALEFLQRQRLRFVARNVVCRGGEIDLVMRDRDGSIVFVEVRARQGRSHGGAAASIGWHKRQRIVRAARHYLATRGQGSRDQPACRFDVIAFEAGRLVWLRDAFRADEV
- a CDS encoding phosphoheptose isomerase, whose product is MSVERIQQHFRDSAAVKLEALETLSMPIAAAIDTMFGALANGNRILACGNGGSAADAQHFAAELIGRFERERPGLPAIALTTDTSVLTAIANDYSFEQIFSKQVWALGQPGDVLLAITTSGNSANVLAAIEAAHEREMIVIALTGKGGGRMQEVLSDTDIHVCVPSDRTARIQEVHLLTIHCLCDGVDAMLLGED